The DNA sequence GTTTTAGCAAGTCAGTCAGCTGATTTGTTACAATTCTAATGATCAAATTATCTGACCAGTAAACTACAAAAGCTTATTTCGGGTAGGAagagtcgtgtgtgtgtgtgtgtgtgtgtgtattttaatatttatttgagagagagagtgcacggaCATGTGAGtggcggcaggggtgggggtgtggtagagagggagaaagagaatcccaagccaactctggCACCAAGAGTCAGAgtcctacacagggcttgatctcatgacctgagccaaaaccaagagtcggataaTTTAACCGACTGCACCATCGAGGTGGCTCTagtgtatttatttgaatatggAACCACTTTTCTCTAAGTTGAAAAAACTTGGgcaaaatagttttatatattagtttattttttataaaccaTTTATAAACCTCCCCAAGACAGAACAGAAGACCCTCACAGAGCTTCCAGAGAAAATTCGAACCAGGTCCCTGCATCCTCATCCGGGGCTACTTGGCCACCTGGCACTCAGCCTACAGAAGCATGTGCAGAAGGACCCTTCGCAGACCTGCCTGGCAAGGCCCCAGCCAGACCTGAGGACCCCTTTGGTCCTAGAAACACCATCCTGGACAGCTCTCTGAAGGCTAGAGGGGCCCCATCCCCAAGTCCTCAGAAGGAAGAAGATGATGACCAAAGGGTCAGCTCGTGGAGCAACAGACCCATAAGGCTAGAATTTGATTTCTCTGACAATGCCACCAGCAAAAGGGAACTGGGGGAGAGACCCAGCCTTAAACCTCCTTCCAGGGTATCAGAGGCCAGGCAGGAAAATGCACCCAAGGAGGTGGATGAGGAGCCCATTCCCCTTCTCCGGGGGTCTTACAACCTGGACTGGAACAAGCTGGATGACCCAGACTTTAACCCGTTTGAAGGTGGAAGAGAGGCCCAGCCCCCAGAAAGCCCCCAGAGCAGGCCAGCTGGACCTATGGCCAAGAAGCTGCATGCTGGTCCCGAGGCCACAGGGTACTCCCctctgagccagcaggtgcctaCGGCCTCGGCAGAGGACGCACATGATGTGCAGACGGCGGCAGGGACCCCAGACACGGCGGgtgaggagggagcagcagagcgCGCAGGGGCATCCGCTCCAGCAGGCAGCCTGGGAGGTCCTCCACAGGACCCGGAGCCAGCCTCAGACCCCAAGGAGGAGTGCTTCCGAGACCCCACTGAGGTCCTAGGCATGGGAGCTGAGGTGGACTACCTGGAACAGTTCGGGAGTTCCTTGTTCAAGGAGTCAGCCCTGAGGAAACAGTCCTTGTACCTCAAGTTTGACCCGCTTCTGAAGGACAGCCCTCGGAGACCAGTGCCTGTGGCACCGGAGACCAACAGCACACAGGACCTCCCACAGGACATGGCCGCACCTCCCTCAGGCAGCCCACCCGAGGCAAAGCTAGTGGAGTTGGATTTCCTAGGAGCCCCAGATGCTCCCGTGCTGGATCCGCCTCCCTGTGTCTTCGGGCCTGGAGGCCCGCTGCTGCCCTTGGGCTCCATCGTGGATGTGCTGCAGTACACCCAGAAGGACATGGATGCAGCGGTGGAAGCCATGAGAGAAGAGAACTCCTTGCTGAGGAGCAGGTGTGACACACTCCATGCAACGAATCTGGAAATGGGGAAGATAATGGACGGGTTTGAGGGGATCGTGTATCAGGCAATGGAGGAGGCTCAGAAACAGAAGGAACTAGCAAAAGCTGAAATCCAGAagattctaaaggaaaaagacCAGTTGGCTGCAGACCTGAGCTCCATGGAAAAgtctttctctgacctcttcaagcggtttgagaaacagaaggaagtgaTCGAGGGGTATCACACGAATGAAGAATCTCTAAAGAAGTGTGTCGAGGATTACACAGTGAGGATTGAGAAGGAGGGCCAGCGGTACCAGGCCCTGAAGGCCCACGCAGAAGAGAAGCTCAAGCTGGCCAGTGAGGAGATTGCCCAGGTGCGCAGCAAGGCCCAAGCGGAGGCCCTGGCCTTCCAGGCCAGCCTGAGGAAGGAGCAGATGCGCATCCAGTCACTGGAGAAGACAGTAGAGCAGAAgactaaggaaaatgaagaattaacCCGAATCTGTGATGACCACATTTCCAAGATGGAGAAGATCTGACCTGaagcccctccacccccctttctgtatatctgtctgtctgtctggggaAGGTTTTGTGTTCTTTCCTCTCACTTAACCTCTGGTTTTTAAACTAGACTACtttaagaagagtaaataaaGTTTCCCTTAGgttcgcaaaaaaaaaaaaaaaagatctgcagaGATGCAGAGATCTGCatctgtggtgcagatgttggaaactctttgtgcaggcagtttgcaactctgagggactgagggtgagctcaactctccgaagtaagttgcttttggacaaggcgttctgttagcttctctcgtatgacctgtggatgtagcacccggctctcacaggaaatactaggaaatcgctgggtgagcttcgatgcactagtctagtgggccaggactttccacttacctcagacaaaacttcaggcacgcatcggggctaggcctgttaggagcgcggtgtacgtgcaggcaggatgtgggagggacagtccataagcccaactctcggaagtgtgtatgctttgcaggcagatgtctgctagacactttgatgggagctaggaccgagctacactctcattgaacaaggacgtttgcaatgtctgcattgagatcagatacacttgaggagaatcctgtcacttccacatgctcttcacacaacctcttccggcacctaacataaggatgctgggacctacgtctacgggcagtcagaatgcgggagggtcctgccctgaactcagctcgcacaaggaagcacgcctacaagccagctttcaactagctgcgttcctcgggcactgagaacgtaacagtgttctaagccaggaggtacccagaataccactccactgcagctggagacaccctccaggtctgcttattccacttgcgtctcacaagcctctgacaaacggctgtggtgcagatgttggaaactctttctgcaggcagtgtgcaactgtgagggactgagggtgagctcaactctccgaagtaagttgctttcggacaaggcgttcagctagcttctctcgtatggcacttaggatgtcgcacctggctcacacaggaaatactaggaaatcgctgggttgagcttggatgcactagtcttgtgggccgggactttccacttacctctcacaacacttcaggcacgcatcggggctaggcctgttaggagcgcggtgtacgtgcaggcaggatgtgggagggacagtccataagcccaactctcggaagtgtgtatgctttgcaggcagatgtctgctagacactttgatgggagctaggaccgagctacactctcattgaacaaggacgtttgcaatgtctgcattgagatcagatacacctgaggagaatcctgtcacttccacatgctcttcacacaacctcttccggcacctaacataaggatgctgggacctacgtctacgggcagtcagaatgcgggagggtcctgccctgaactcagctcgcacaaggaagcacgcctacaagccagctttcaactagctgcgttcctcgggcactgagaacgtaacagtgttctaagccaggaggtacccagaataccactccactgcagctggagacaccctccaggtctgcttattccacttgcgtctcacaagcctctgacaaacggctgtggtgcagatgttggaaactctttctgcaggcagtgtgcaactgtgagggactgagggtgagctcaactctccgaagtaagttgctttcggacaaggcgttcagctagcttctctcgtatggcacttaggatgtcgcacctggctcacacaggaaatactaggaaatcgctgggttgagcttggatgcactagtcttgtgggccgggactttccacttacctctcacaacacttcaggcacgcatcggggctaggcctgttaggagcgcggtgtacgtgcaggcaggatgtgggagggacagtccataagcccaactctcggaagtgtgtatgctttgcaggcagatgtctgctagacactttgatgggagctaggaccgagctacactctcattgaacaaggacgtttgcaatgtctgcattgagatcagatacacttgaggagaatcctgtcacttccacatgctcttcacacaacctcttccggcacctaacataaggatgctgggacctacgtctacgggcagtcagaatgcgggagggtcctgccctgaactcagctcgcacaaggaagcacgcctacaagccagctttcaactagctgcgttcctcgggcactgagaacgtaacagtgttctaagccaggaggtacccagaataccactccactgcagctggagacaccctccaggtctgcttattccacttgcgtctcacaagcctctgacaaacggctgtggtgcagatgttggaaactctttctgcaggcagtgtgcaactgtgagggactgagggtgagctcaactctccgaagtaagttgctttcggacaaggcgttcagctagcttctctcgtatggcacttaggatgtcgcacctggctcacacaggaaatactaggaaatcgctgggttgagcttggatgcactagtcttgtgggccgggactttccacttacctctcacaacacttcaggcacgcatcggggctaggcctgttaggagcgcggtgtacgtgcaggcaggatgtgggagggacagtccataagcccaactctcggaagtgtgtatgctttgcaggcagatgtctgctagacactttgatgggagctaggaccgagctacactctcattgaacaaggacgtttgcaatgtctgcattgagatcagatacacctgaggagaatcctgtcacttccacatgctcttcacacaacctcttccggcacctaacataaggatgctgggacctacgtctacgggcagtcagaatgcgggagggtcctgccctgaactcagctcacagaaggaagcacgcctacaagccagctttcaactagctgcgttcctcgggcactgagaacgtaacagtgttctaagccaggaggtacccagaataccactccactgcagctggagacaccctccaggtctgcttattccacttgcgtctcacaagcctctgacaaacggctgtggtgcagatgttggaaactctttctgcaggcagtgtgcaactgtgagggactgagggtgagctcaactctccgaagtaagttgcttttggacaaggcgttcagctagcttctctcgtatggcacttaggatgtcgcacctggctcacacaggaaatactaggaaatcgctgggttgagcttggatgcactagtcttgtgggccgggactttccacttacctctcacaacacttcaggcacgcatcggggctaggcctgttaggagcgcggtgtacgtgcaggcaggatgtgggagggacagtccataagcccaactctcggaagtgtgtatgctttgcaggcagatgtctgcta is a window from the Vulpes lagopus strain Blue_001 unplaced genomic scaffold, ASM1834538v1 ctg300, whole genome shotgun sequence genome containing:
- the LOC121483869 gene encoding transforming acidic coiled-coil-containing protein 3-like: TEDPHRASRENSNQVPASSSGATWPPGTQPTEACAEGPFADLPGKAPARPEDPFGPRNTILDSSLKARGAPSPSPQKEEDDDQRVSSWSNRPIRLEFDFSDNATSKRELGERPSLKPPSRVSEARQENAPKEVDEEPIPLLRGSYNLDWNKLDDPDFNPFEGGREAQPPESPQSRPAGPMAKKLHAGPEATGYSPLSQQVPTASAEDAHDVQTAAGTPDTAGEEGAAERAGASAPAGSLGGPPQDPEPASDPKEECFRDPTEVLGMGAEVDYLEQFGSSLFKESALRKQSLYLKFDPLLKDSPRRPVPVAPETNSTQDLPQDMAAPPSGSPPEAKLVELDFLGAPDAPVLDPPPCVFGPGGPLLPLGSIVDVLQYTQKDMDAAVEAMREENSLLRSRCDTLHATNLEMGKIMDGFEGIVYQAMEEAQKQKELAKAEIQKILKEKDQLAADLSSMEKSFSDLFKRFEKQKEVIEGYHTNEESLKKCVEDYTVRIEKEGQRYQALKAHAEEKLKLASEEIAQVRSKAQAEALAFQASLRKEQMRIQSLEKTVEQKTKENEELTRICDDHISKMEKI